The Lycium barbarum isolate Lr01 chromosome 4, ASM1917538v2, whole genome shotgun sequence nucleotide sequence ttCGGGTCTTCGCCCCCGGACCAGATGAATCTGTCACCGACCACCGTGAAGGGTTTTTGTATGTTTACACATATCCCTTCAttctcaagctcgaccctccggTGGATCCGGTTATCCTTGATATGTGTCGGACCTACGGCGTCGCACTGGCCCAGATCGGCCcaaatgtttggagggtcgtggcttGTCTCCGGTCATTGGCCAACAAAGCCGAGAAGGAGTTTacgctggcccacctgatacgcctatactccccgaggttgtttcggggtggcgtaataaaactggCCAAGCGCGGCCGGAATCCATTCTTCgcgaaaatggacgaagacagagaccggggatggttggagcgatacgtccgggtgaagaccgaggacataaTTCCATCCGAGcatatgcctttcccggagaagtggaataatAAGCGTAAGCCCCAAGTCTCGAATGATCGCTTTGGTACCTgttttgtcaaattttgattctACCTTCTCACTGTTTCTTTCTTGCTTTTGCcagccaatgggtacgttcctccggtcatccgGGATCTTCACGACTGGGTCACCGAGCTCCTTGCTCAGCATCCCTATGATGACCGGACATGGGTTCACTTGTCTCGTGGCCGGTGGATCGCCCAGAACCATGGTAGCCTTCTATTCCACTTCTGCGGCATTCTCCTTTATTCGTTTCGTTATTTGATTTTTGCTATCATCTTGTCCTTTtaggtttgcctaagggctcggtagcccccaGGTCGGAATCGGGGGCCGCCCCTCCAGCTCCGGAGTCTGAATTTGACACAGCGGGTTCCTCCCGTGTTCTTACTGATGCCGCAAAAAGGAAACGACCTTCCGAAAAGGGGCAGACGCCGAAAAGGAAGAAAGCAAGAAGCGTCTCCCGTCCTTCACGGGAAGAGACAGAGCCCGACATCATTGTTCGGAGAGTCGGCTCCATTCCCTCCACCCACATCAACCAATTATTAACTAATGCAGCAGCAAACTACTAACACACATCAACCAACGTAGTGCAACAGGGAACAATTCAGATGACAGTCTAACTTCAAATTAGTGCAACAGTTCCGAACAAAAGTAGTTTAACCTTCAGGTGGTTAAACCAACCACAAATACATACTTTATGGTTGGTCGCAAAAGAAATTGTTTGGATTTACATCACATGacactatccaaaataaccagCTAATGTCAAATACCATAAACTACACATTAACTTCTAAACAAGATCATCATCAGGACCCATAGGACATTTGCCCTTCCCTGCTAGTTGcttcatttttttcttccttGCTTCAGCTTGCAACTGACCGGTAGTGACTACTTCCTTAACCTTCCAAGTAATCTTCTTTGGTGAATATGGTAGATCTGAAGGGATAGAGACTCCTTTGGCATCCCCCTTAAAAGCAATCTTTATGTTCCCTGTTGTTGCTGCAACTCTTTGAGACCTGCTTTCCAGCACTGCTTGTGTCTCAGAAATTACCATTGGCCTCAATGGTGGATCTTCTTCATTCCCAATCTCAGGACCATATGCAGTCGACTGTTGTGTTTGAGATTGTTGGGTTGCAGCTTCTGCCTCATACTCTAAATTGACACTTTGTTTAGAGTTTTGTCCACCTTGACTCCTAGACCTTTGGCTGCTTGTTTTCTTCTTTCTTCCTTGATAACTTTCACCACCTTCATAGTTCTTCAAATCAAAGAAAACTTGTTGTGAATTTAAAGAGAAATCAACTTTGTACTAaaagaaaaaactaaaaaaaGTTACCTTTAAACATCCCCTTACATTTTGATTGAAATCACCACACTTGTTGCATCTCATTAGAGTTCCCTTTCTTGACTCCTTCCATGCCCTTTTTCTCAAACTTGCCTTATCAGGTTCTCTGTTTCTTTTCGTCTTGGGTCTACCAACAAGTTTGACAATTTCTGGAGGTTCCATTGCGTGAGCAGGATATATTTTCCAGAATTAGGGACCCCTTACTGGTTGCAATTTATGTTTATATGTCAATAGATAAGCCTCTTTTTTATACCAGTAGTGGACCTCTTCCAATGGATCAATCTTTTTGTGCATGAGTGCCTTGGTGGCATGGTGACATGGTATTCCACTCAAGTCCCATAACTTACAAGTGCATTTCTTCAACTCCAAATTCACTGTATGCCAGTCCTCCCCCATCTTTCACCTCATAACCATAATCTCCATTAAACTCAATTGTACAAGTGGTAGCCATTAATCTATAGTCATTGTACAATTTCTTAGCTGCTGGACTAATATCATTTTGCCAAGTCCTGCCCATCTCTTCATTTTTCACCAACATATTCATCACCTTCAACCTAATTTCCTCCAGCATTTTAATGATTGGTTTTTGTCTAGCTTGAAGTATCCAACTATTAAAAGATTCAGTACAGTTATTGTCCACCATTAGATTCTTGCATTGAGTATCAAAATATGCCCTACAGTATTTAATTGCAGGAAAATGAAGAAGATCACTAACTGAATCTTCATCCACTTTTCCTAACACCTTCAAGGTGTCTTTGAACTCTTCTTCATAAGTACTCCATGCACACCACCACATCAATTTTTTCTCTTCACCACTCCTCCATTTCTTACACCAGTTGGCTTCTATATGCCTCATACACCACCTATGATGTGCTTCTGGAAGAACATTGGATACTGCATCCAATAGACCCTGTATATACAGGACTTTGTGAATAAATGGCagtaagaaaaatgaaaaaagaaatggcatcaagaaaaaaggaaaaatacaGTAAAGTTACCTTTTGCATGTCAGAGATAAATGTCAGAGCTTCACC carries:
- the LOC132634769 gene encoding uncharacterized protein LOC132634769 isoform X1 translates to MEPPEIVKLVGRPKTKRNREPDKASLRKRAWKESRKGTLMRCNKCGDFNQNVRGCLKNYEGGESYQGRKKKTSSQRSRSQGGQNSKQSVNLEYEAEAATQQSQTQQSTAYGPEIGNEEDPPLRPMVISETQAVLESRSQRVAATTGNIKIAFKGDAKGVSIPSDLPYSPKKITWKVKEVVTTGQLQAEARKKKMKQLAGKGKCPMGPDDDLV
- the LOC132637059 gene encoding uncharacterized protein LOC132637059, with the translated sequence MAFDKLEGSFKDDYNRLEAYGQELRQSNPGTDMVINISKDALEQGKRRFLRMYICFKVLKEGWRSLRPLIGLDGTFLKGKCKGQLLLLKISLELKSGEALTFISDMQKGLLDAVSNVLPEAHHRWCMRHIEANWCKKWRSGEEKKLMWWCAWSTYEEEFKDTLKVLGKVDEDSVSDLLHFPAIKYCRAYFDTQCKNLMVDNNCTESFNSWILQARQKPIIKMLEEIRLKVMNMLVKNEEMGRTWQNDISPAAKKLYNDYRLMATTCTIEFNGDYGYEVKDGGGLAYSEFGVEEMHL
- the LOC132634769 gene encoding uncharacterized protein LOC132634769 isoform X2; its protein translation is MEPPEIVKLVGRPKTKRNREPDKASLRKRAWKESRKGTLMRCNKCGDFNQNNYEGGESYQGRKKKTSSQRSRSQGGQNSKQSVNLEYEAEAATQQSQTQQSTAYGPEIGNEEDPPLRPMVISETQAVLESRSQRVAATTGNIKIAFKGDAKGVSIPSDLPYSPKKITWKVKEVVTTGQLQAEARKKKMKQLAGKGKCPMGPDDDLV